One region of Salvia miltiorrhiza cultivar Shanhuang (shh) chromosome 3, IMPLAD_Smil_shh, whole genome shotgun sequence genomic DNA includes:
- the LOC131015058 gene encoding uncharacterized protein LOC131015058 — translation MSTRKKEDVSSVREKRGSSPSPSHLKSSPKPSKTVSTSRSLGSSPSSEKATPNYLRPTLSSSHSSGDTAKLQGRRLVSNTDSALKPNLARRRSFDKPPSPTRTLKTRGVSPTPTFRSSSFSGKTGAGRAVTSPKSDRGAKGTRDAGKQHLYARAVGTLTKSATIASKSSKSKKAQTASSRKEDHPSDHLEPSVAEDEEDSVVADQELDSSNEQTTQADTDEDDTLEDGSHKADADADADVDDAAEVESPPTVLEQRDASIGEAESPKMICEESDGNVSKIESPTALGQDDADKVESPTVAEKEEISKNEVESANPDQGEEAEEMDTKPEGEVQEGEVEEDAPRLSHGKKDAALSNNVIEEMTREQRRNKVRALAGAFETVISLQEHNKRSEAKQSND, via the coding sequence ATGTCAACAAGAAAAAAAGAGGATGTTTCTAGTGTGAGGGAGAAGAGGGGCTCTTCTCCCTCACCCTCTCATCTCAAATCAAGCCCCAAACCTTCCAAAACCGTCTCCACTTCTAGAAGCCTCGGCTCCTCCCCGTCATCGGAGAAAGCCACCCCCAACTACCTCAGGCCGACGCTGTCGTCGTCGCACTCGTCCGGGGACACCGCCAAGCTACAAGGCAGGAGGCTCGTGTCGAACACCGACAGCGCCCTCAAGCCGAACCTAGCCCGGAGGAGGTCCTTCGACAAGCCCCCCTCCCCGACGCGGACGCTGAAAACGCGGGGCGTCTCGCCCACCCCGACGTTCCGTTCCTCCTCGTTCTCCGGGAAGACCGGAGCCGGTAGGGCCGTGACTTCGCCCAAGAGCGACCGAGGCGCGAAAGGGACGAGGGATGCCGGGAAACAGCATTTGTATGCTAGGGCTGTGGGCACCCTAACCAAGAGCGCCACCATTGCTAGTAAAAGTAGTAAAAGCAAGAAAGCTCAAACTGCTTCTTCAAGAAAGGAAGATCATCCCTCGGATCATCTAGAACCTTCCGTTgctgaagatgaagaagattcAGTGGTGGCAGATCAAGAACTGGACAGCAGCAATGAGCAAACCACCCAAGCAGACACAGATGAGGATGATACACTTGAAGATGGAAGTCACAAGGCTGATGCTGATGCTGATGCTGATGTTGACGACGCTGCTGAGGTTGAATCGCCCCCTACGGTCTTAGAACAGCGCGACGCAAGCATTGGGGAGGCCGAAAGTCCAAAGATGATTTGTGAAGAAAGTGATGGCAATGTGTCCAAGATTGAGTCTCCTACAGCTTTAGGACAAGATGATGCTGATAAGGTTGAATCTCCGACGGTTGCAGAGAAAGAGGAGATAAGCAAGAACGAAGTGGAGAGCGCTAATCCTGATCAAGGCGAAGAAGCAGAGGAAATGGATACGAAACCTGAAGGCGAGGTGCAGGAAGGAGAGGTTGAGGAAGACGCGCCAAGGCTGTCTCACGGGAAGAAGGACGCGGCCCTCTCCAACAACGTGATCGAAGAGATGACACGAGAGCAGAGGCGAAACAAGGTGAGAGCGCTGGCCGGAGCGTTTGAAACTGTCATATCATTGCAGGAGCATAACAAGAGAAGTGAAGCAAAGCAAAGCAATGATTGA
- the LOC131015055 gene encoding uncharacterized protein LOC131015055 isoform X2: protein MMSGTIFKRDRRWKIKRSLVSLTKDRLAARTKNGEIPIRACCEQETEIDHVTQTKYTQELINRTVVLPIHYDVRTSFNHSLLCEEIICKRKSLVSLSFLCLDEEQTRGAAR, encoded by the exons ATGATGTCTGGTACGATTTTTAAGAG GGACAGAAgatggaaaatcaaaagatcGTTGGTGAGTTTGACAAAAGACAGGCTTGCGGCCAGGACCAAAAATGGAGAGATCCCGATCCGAGCCTGCTGTGAACAAGAAACAGAGATTGATCATGTCACACAAACAAAATACACACAAGAACTCATTAACAG AACGGTAGTACTACCCATTCATTACGATGTCAGAACCTCATTTAACCATTCATTATTATGTGAAGAAATCATCTGCAAAAG GAAGAGCCTTGTTTCTCTGTCCTTTCTTTGCTTGGATGAAGAGCAAACAAGGGGTGCAGCTAGATAA
- the LOC131015060 gene encoding uncharacterized protein LOC131015060: MCLVFVCDEDERVIGRQAAPGACPYCGGMVQALDVQSNWRFCFVPLYFKTKRKLYCSICSRRLVVQ; this comes from the coding sequence atgtgctTGGTGTTCGTGTGCGACGAAGACGAGAGGGTGATTGGGCGGCAGGCGGCGCCCGGCGCGTGCCCCTACTGCGGCGGAATGGTGCAGGCGTTGGACGTGCAGAGCAACTGGAGATTCTGCTTCGTGCCGCTCTATTTCAAAACTAAGCGCAAGCTCTATTGCTCCATCTGTTCAAGGCGCTTGGTCGTCCAATAA
- the LOC131015059 gene encoding uncharacterized protein LOC131015059 — protein MAASMLMPHFPLLNPQFHTRTAKTTLRSAVCSRAAARMESSAATNATADSAAAVQDTVVVQYVVLRRDLIDTWPLGSVVTQGCHASVAAIWTHKDDPDTLSYCSPPNLDSMHKVTLEVKGETQLLNLSEKLKSGGVAHKLWIEQPENFPTCLATKPYPKCTVSSFFKKLKLCK, from the exons ATGGCTGCTTCTATGCTGATGCCCCATTTCCCTCTTTTAAACCCGCAGTTTCACACTCGGACCGCTAAAACCACTCTAAGAAGCGCCGTCTGTTCACGCGCCGCCGCGCGAATGGAGTCGTCCGCCGCCACCAACGCAACGGCGgactccgccgccgccgtccagGACACGGTGGTGGTGCAGTACGTTGTGCTGCGGAGGGACCTAATCGACACGTGGCCGCTGGGGAGCGTGGTAACACAGGGCTGCCATGCCTCCGTCGCCGCGATTTGGACTCACAAGGACGATCCCGACACACTATCCTACTGTTCTCCTCCAAATCTCGATTCTATGCACAAG GTCACTCTTGAAGTGAAGGGTGAAACTCAATTGTTGAACTTGTCGGAGAAGCTAAAATCCGGTGGCGTCGCTCATAAGCTGTGGATAGAACAACCAGAGAACTTTCCTACTTGCCTTGCCACGAAACCTTACCCGAAATGCACTGTATCATCATTTTTCAAAAAGCTTAAGCTCTGTAAGTGA